The genomic window GTTAGGTTTAAGATAAAAGGAGCAGCTTTTTTGCTCCACTCTTTAGGGGATTCAAAACCAGAGGCATTTTCTCCCCAACAAGTTTGTAACATTTCAGTGTTAATAATGCCTGGATTTAACGCAATAATTCCGATTCCTTTAGGGACTTCTTGAGCTAATCCTTGAGATAACCCTTCGATCGCCCATTTTGAAGTACAGTAGGGAACCACTTCAGGAGAGGTTGAACGACCCCATCCTGAACTAAAATTAACAATAATGCCTTTCTTTTCTGCCATCATCGCCGGCAAAAATCCCCTAATGGTTCTGACCACACCATTAATATTAATATCCGTTAGTTGAATAAAATCTTCTTCACTAATTTCCCATAAGGGTAACGGTTGATTAATAATGGCTGCATTGTTAATCAAAAAATCAGGACTTCCCCATTGTTCGATCACTCGATTGATCCATATTTGTACTTGTTGGTTATTAGATAAATCAACCACATCAAAATCATGATCTGGGTAGAGATGATTGAGTTTTTCTATCTCTTGAACTGAACGACCACAA from Crocosphaera subtropica ATCC 51142 includes these protein-coding regions:
- a CDS encoding SDR family oxidoreductase — translated: MKESLTIVITGITKGLGKALGEELIKKGHKIIGCGRSVQEIEKLNHLYPDHDFDVVDLSNNQQVQIWINRVIEQWGSPDFLINNAAIINQPLPLWEISEEDFIQLTDININGVVRTIRGFLPAMMAEKKGIIVNFSSGWGRSTSPEVVPYCTSKWAIEGLSQGLAQEVPKGIGIIALNPGIINTEMLQTCWGENASGFESPKEWSKKAAPFILNLTAKNNGQSLTVS